A segment of the Chthonomonadales bacterium genome:
CGTCCGTGAAGCGGGCGTGCGACCGTGTGGAGTACGCCGAGGTGGCCGCGCGCTACGAGTACCTCAACCTCACGAACCACGGTCTGGCCGACGGCCTGAGCGATGAGGAGATCCGGGCGATTTGCGCCTCGCTCGGCATCGAGCAGAGCCTCTTCTAACTGCCAGCCCGGCGCCTCGCGGCGTGCCCGCGGTAGTGGTTGACAGCCCGGCGCCGTTCGTGGTATGGTGGGTGCAGATTGCATTAGCAACCTTATCGAGAGTGGCGGAGGGACCGGCCCGACGATGCCACAACAACCACCCCGCCGGCCAGCGGGGCAGGTGCTAATTCCGGGCAGCGCTCGCGCTGCGAGATAAGGGGCCAGGCGCTTGCGACGCCACGAACCGGGCCCCTTTCCGAACGGAAAGGGGCTTTTGCCGGCTACGGTCGTCCGCATCCTCTCGGAAGCCCCCCACAGAAAGGGACACAACACGCACATGCCTGAACCCAGTCTGTTCACCTCGGAGAGCGTGACGGAGGGGCACCCGGACAAACTTGCGGACCAGATCAGCGACGGCGTGCTGGACGAGCTGCTCAAGCAGGACCGCCACTCGCGCGTGGCGTTGGAGACCTTCCTGACCCGCGGACTCGCCGTCGTCGGTGGCGAGCTTACCACGGATGCCTACGTTGAGATCGCCGACGTCGTCCGCAGCACCATCGTCGAGGTCGGATACACGAACACCGACTATGGGTTCGATGGGCACACGACGGGCGTCATGCTCGCCATCCAGAAGCAGTCGCCCGACATCAACCAGGGCGTGGATCGCGGCACACTGGCGGAGCAGGGCGCGGGCGACCAGGGGATGATGTTCGGATTCGCCTGCAACGAGACCGCCGAGTTGATGCCGCTGCCCATTACGATCGCCCACGAGCTCACGCACCAGTACACACAGGCCCGCAAGGCGCGTCCCGAGCTCGGCTTCCGGCCGGACGGCAAGTCCCAGGTCACCATCGCCTACAACGGCTGCGAGCCGCTCTACATCGACACCATCGTCTTTTCCGCCCAACACGACGCCGAGCTCGCGCGCGACGAGGTGGCGGCCCGCGTGCGCGAGCATGTCATTCGACCGGTCCTCACGCGTTACGGCGCCTATGACCGCGGTGACATCAAGTACTTCATCAACCCGACCGGCAAGTTCGTGATCGGCGGACCGCAGGGCGACACGGGCGTGACCGGCCGCAAGATCATCGTCGACACCTACGGCGGCTACGCTCGCCACGGCGGGGGTGCGTTCTCGGGCAAGGACCCGTCCAAGGTCGACCGTTCGGCCGCCTACGCCGCGCGCTACCTCGCGAAGAACATCGTGGCGTCCGGGCTGGCGGCACGCTGCGAGATCCAACTCGCCTACGCGATCGGCGTGCCCGATCCCGTTTCGATCTTCGTCGACACGTTCGGGACTCACACGGTCCCCATCGAGTGCATCGTCAGCCGCCTGCGTGACCGCCGCGTGGTCGACCTGCGACCCGGGCTGATCATCGAGCGCCTCGGGCTACTCGACCCGAACCGCGTCTCCTACCGCCTGACCGCCAAGAACGGTCACTTCGGCCACCCGGGATTCCCGTGGGAGGCCACCGACCTGGCGCCGCGCCTCCAGTAGCCGGCAGACGAAGCGGCGAGGGTGGCCGCGCCCGCCCTCGCCGCTCCGTCGCGTCTGTCGGCACCCCCTATACCTCCCAGCCCGATCTCCTCTTCCGTCCGCGCCGGGCCGAGAGATTCGCGTCGACGACCCCGGCGATGTAGAGCCCGCCCGCCACCAGCACGAAGAGGACGAGCCCGGCCGGTATCCCCGTCATGCCCTGCCGGAACCCGAGGGGCGTCCAGCCGAGGATGGCCACGCAGATCAGCATGCCCAGCGCGATGGCGAGCCCTTTGGCGCCGTCGCCGTTGTAGACCTGCCCAGCGCCCGGGAAGAGCGCGGAGAGCATCACGGCGATGGTCGGGTTGCGCGGCACGAACTCGTCCCGCAGCAGCGCGATCTCGCGGTTCTGTCGCAGCATCAGCTCGGCGTACTTGCGCTCCGCCGACCGGCGCCCGGGGTCCGCCTCGTGGGAGCGACGATAGGCGTAGACGGCGTCGTCGACGCGCCCGGTGCCCTGCATGACGTCGCCCAGAAGCTCCAAGGCCTCGGCGTTGCCCGGCGCGATCGCCGCGGCCTCCATGCACAGGCGCTCCGCCTCCGCGAAAGCGCCGCGGCGACGCGCCACGTTGGCAGATGTCACGAGCCGGTCGGACTGCGCGCACTCCGCCGGCGATGCCGCGCGGTGTGGCGGGAGCATCAGCGTGGGGTGCGGCTCGTAGGGAGGTTCCGAAGGCACATCGGCGGCAACGGGGGGCGTGGCGGAGGCAGGCTGGCGATCCAGCGCGAGGAGCCGGGCGATCTCGTCCGGCGGAACGCCCCGCCCCGCGAGCTCCCGCGCGATCCGCGTGGCGTCGAGGGCGGACCCGGGCGCGGTAGCGACGGCCTGGGTGCGCTCCGGGTCGCCTGGCGGCCCGACATCGCCGGGACCGGTCGCCCCGGGCGCGCCCGCCGCATCGACCTCCCGAGTCCGATCCAGGTTCTCGTCCGACCCGGCCATGGCGTCCACCGCTCACTCGCCCCGCGCGGCGGCGGGCAGGTCCAGAGGCACCCTGCGCGCCTCCTTCCAGAACGATTCCAGGTCGTAGTACTCGCGTTGCTCGGGCATCATCACATGGACAACGACGTCGCCGTAGTCCATCAGCACCCAGAGGGCGGCCTCATACCCTTCCACCCGGATCCCACCCGAACCCGAGCGCTTCATGCGCTCCACGACGCTGTCGCTGATGCTGCGGACGTGCGTGGAAGACGTGCCCGAGCATATGAGGAAGTAGCCCGTCATCAGCGTGAGGCCCTCCAGGTCGAGGACCACCATGTCGCGAGCCTGGCGCGCGTCCGCCGCCTCCACCACGATCCGCATCTTCTCTTCGGATGTCATGCCGTCGGGCCACCTCCCGGCTGTTCAGCGGCGCCGCGCGACGACGCGGCGCGGTCAGGCTTCAGTATGCGGACGGTGCCCAGGTTTGTCAAGCCACCCGCCAACGGGGCCGGCCAGTGCGAGAGTCGCCCCGCCCACTGCCGCGCACAGAGCGGCCGCCACCACGCCGGAGTCGTTCATCACGAGCATGGCGGCGGCCCCGGCCACGACGGCGTTCCACGCGAGGCGGCGCCCGGGCAGGACGCGGCGCACGCCGGCGAGCAGGGTCCCCGAGGCGGCCAGGGCGAGCGACCACGGGCTGTGCAGCAGCAGGTGCACGTTCAGGGCGGCCTTGCGCGCCGCGACCGACGGCAGCCCCGCCGCACTCCCGAGCGCCCGCCCGATGTGGCTCTGCGAGCCCGCCGCGGCGAGCAAATCGGCGGCGATCACCACCGCCGCGAGCGCCAGCGCCGCCACCAGAAGCAGCGCAATGGTCTGGCGCCCCGCCGTCCCGCGCCACCAGCCGAGCGCGGCCGCGCCGAACCCGACGCACGCGCCGGCCAAACCGCCCAGGTTGGCGCCGGCGCCGGGAAGCCCGATCAGCAGCGCCAGGCTCGCCAGCAGGCCCCCGGCAAGCCAGATGCCTCCCGCAGGCCGCGCGGCCAGCAGTCCCACGGCCACGATGGCGGCCCCGCACACCGCGCCGGCATACTCATTGCCGATCCCGTAGAAGCGGGCGCCCTCCATCACGCTGTAGCTCATCCAGGCCGCCCGCTGGAGGCGCGCACCGGTCGCCAGATCCAGCCAGACAGCGCCCGTCAGCGCCCCAGCCAGCACGACGCCCACGATGGGCGCGCGCCGGGGCGACAGCCCACAGAGGGCCGCCGCGGCGAGGAGGCAGGCGGCAACCGCGACCGTGGCCTGGATCGGCTCGCGTGGCACGACGGCCGGCAGCAGAAGCAGGGCGAGAGGGATGGCAACGAGCGCGCCGCAGGCCGCGCTGCCGATCGCGCCGGCCCGGGGCCGCGTTACGAGCAGCGACCCCGCAACCGCGAGCCCGAGCGCCGCCTGCAGGAGCGGCATCCCGCCGAAGAGCGCCTGGAGGCGAGCCGTTCGGGCCAGCGCCGCGTGGAGGCCGGCCCATCCGGCCAGGGGCGGGCGCGCCGCTCGCTCAGCGGGCACCACCATGGCCGCGCGGCCCACTCCCCTCGGCGGCGGACTCGCGCCGAGGAGCGCGGCGACGGTCGGCAGCACGTCGGCGTTCGTCACGACGCCCGGCGTGCGTGTCGACGCCGACGTCAACCGGCCCCGGCGGCCGGCAAGAGGGAGCAGGAGGATCGGAGCGAGACGGTCGCCCCGGCGAGCGTCCGGGGGGTCCGGCGCGAGCAGCAGAATGGCCGCGGAGCGGGCCGCGCGGCGCACCGGGCCCGCCAGAAAGGCGTCCAGCCGCGTCAGCGCCTCGCGCTCATGCCGCCGCGCCGCCGCAGGCACGCAGAGCGGGGCGTAGCGGCGCGCGCGGCCCACATCGCCAAAGACCCAGGCCGTCAGTCCGGCGGCCAACGGCGCCCGGTAGGCCGCGAGGCGGGCGCGCACCCCATACGGCGCGGCGACCCACCGCTCAAGCGACGCGGGGCCCGTACTGAGCCGATCCACCGCGCCGGTGGAGTCCGCCAGCACGAGCTCCGCGGACCGGCCCTGCCCGGGGCCGGCATCGCTGCCGATTACGGCGGTGCGCAAGCCCAGGCCGTGTGCCAGGTCGCCGAGCGCGCCGACCGGCACGGGGTGGTCGACGGCCCGGTTCACCCGCCGCACGGCGTCGAGGGCGCGCGCTCCCGCGTCGGCCCCGGGCCCCGCCGCCGCCCGCGTGCCCGCGCCGAGGCTGACGTAGGCTGCGGCCAGCCCGCCTTCATGGCCACCGGGCAGGCGTGCCGTACGCGCATTCATCCAACCCAGTCCGGACGCGGAGGCCAGCTCGCCGAGCGCCGGCAGCCTGCCCGCTGACAGGTCGCGCGCTGCAAGCCCCGGAACCAGCACGAGCAGAACCGCGCGGCGTCCCTCGCGAGCGGTCGCCGGCGCGCGAACGCAGAGCGCCAGGGCAACACAGCACGCGAACCCCCGCGCGGCAGGCGAGCGCACGGTCAGCCGTTGCGGCGGGACATCATCGCTCCGGCACCAGGTAGACGCGGTCCACCCACACAGCGCGGACCGCCGGGTTCGCCGGAGGGGCGAGCCACACGTAGCAGCCCGGCGTCATCTCAACCGCGCCGAGATCGTAGGCGCGATAGCCGCCGCCCGCCTGCTCCACCGTGGCGCTGATCTGCGCGCGCCCGGCATTGGCCTCCGCATCGTAGACACCCGCCGTGAAGGCAGGAGCGGAATCGGGGGCGTCCGGCGCGCGATCGACGCGAACGACGGCGTAGACGCGCCACCGGCCGCTCCGGGCCGCCGCCGGCATCGAGCTGGCCGGAAACTGCGCCGCCCACTCGTGGTGGGAGCCTGGCATCCAGATGGCGAGGCCGTCGGATGCGGCCGGGTCGCCGCGCAGCTCGGAATCGTCGCCCTCGTTCCAGAGCCGGGCCAGGTCGTCCTGGGCGTCGACGCACCCGCGCGCGCCGGCCCCGGGCACCCCAGCGGGCGGAGCAGCCTTCGCGAGGCGCTCCGGTAGGGCGGCGACCACCGGCTCGGGCGGGTCCTCCGCGAAGCCGGCGACAAGCGCCTGCGGCGTCAGGCCGCCCTCGTTCACGCGGGTCATTGGTGCCCAGCCCTCGGGTCCGGGACCCGTGGCGACCTCAAGCCACGTCGACGCAAGCGCCTTCCGCGAGCTCGGCACGGGCCACTCGGCCCCTGCCTTCAGGCACTCGCGACGAAGCGGGCTCCACCGCACCAGCCACGTGTACCACACCGGCAGCCGGCCCTGGCGCACGCGCCAGCGCAGATCGGCCCGGGGGCCGGCCGCCTCCTCCGCCTGCTCCCACAGCCGCTCGGCCTTGCTCAGCGTGGCGAAGCGCAGGAAGGGCGCGCCGGGCGAGGAGTAGCAGGTCATGTAGTAGCCCTTTGCCTCGCGGGCCAGTAGCGCCATGTACTGGCGAATGTAGCGCGCCGATGCCTTCCCATAATAGCCGTCCAGGAACTCATCGATGAGCTTGCGGTCATCCTGGTGGGGGTCCCACAGGAGCTGGGCTAGCAGCCACGCGCGCAGCTCGGACATCTCTGACCCGAACGACTGGTAGGCTCCCTGCTCGAACAGCCCCTTCACGCCGTGCTCCTGGAAGAAGCGTACGTTGGGGCCGAGCGCAAACCAGTTCGGGTGCGGCAACACGTAGTGCGCGAAGTTCGTGGTGTAGTCCCAGATGTAGAGCCGGTCGCTCAGGCGGCTCCAATCGCGAATGTCCTGCGCGAATGCGCGGTTGCTCGGGTCCTCGAGCGGCGCGGCGAAGTTGCACTCTATGGAGCACAGCCGGACGATCACGTTGGGTCGCGGCTTGATCGTCCGCGGCGCTTTGCGCGTGTACTGATAGGCAAGGGTATCGACGGCCACATGCGGGAACTCCGGCTCGATCCGCTCCGCGATGTAGTTGACGAGCGCTAGCATGGAGCCGGACGGGCTTCCCTCGCGCTCGTCGATGGCGCGACACTCCGGGCACTGGCACGCTCCGTGGCAGTCGTTCTGCGACACGGAGATAATGCTCGATTCCGGCGACTCGCGAAGCCATTCGCGCACGCGCTGCACCATGAAGTCGCGCAACGCGGGGTTCGTCGTGCAGAGCTGAGCGTTCTCGTGAGTGCGCTTGCCGTTGATCAGGCTGTACCACTCCGGATGCTGCTCGAAGTACTTCTCTGGGGGCACGAGCGGATAGAATGTGTGGACGAAGCCCTTGTAGAGGACCTTGCCGCCGTGCTTCTCGTCGAGAGACGCGCTCTGGCTGTTGGAGTAGTTGCGCGCCGCCCAGTCGCCGTTGAACGCCGGGAACCAGAACGGGTCGCGCGACTCGAAGGCGGGCTGCTCGGTCACGCTCAGCTCGGGCACGGTCAGCGCCGCCTTCGAGGGCACGCGCTCGGCCCAGGGCGCCCACCAGCGCACTCCGCAGCGAGTCTGCAGGAAGCGGTACACGGCGTACAGCGTGCCTCGCGGCCGGCCGCCGGCCAACAGCAGGTAGCCCGGCCGCGTGCGCATCGTGAGCTGCTCGCGCCCCATCGCGGCCAGGCCGGCGTCGGGGAAGAGCCGATCCGCCACCGGACCCTGCCCCACGACGATCGCGCTCTCTGGCACCGCGCCATCGACCTGGCGAACCTCGAACTCCGCGCCGGTGATGCGCCCCAGGTAGCGCGCCAGCTCCTCGGCGGCGTAGCGCTCGGGGGCCGTCGCGCCTGGCTGGAGCAGGATAGGGCAGAGAGCGCGCCCCCGTGCCGCCAGGGACACGCTTCCCTGTGCGCCAGCCGCCAGGCACACGAGGCACAACAGTAAGACAAGAATCCGCATCGTTGTTGGCTCCATCGGCGTCCGCGGGCGAGTCGTCACAGGCTCCAGCCCCGGCGGTAGTGATGCTGCACGTACTGCTCGGCCTCGCGGCAATTGGTGGCTCGCATGCGCCGCGCGTCCCACTCAATGCGCTGCCCGGCGCGGAACGCGACGTTGCCCAGGAGCACGGACTCGGTCAGCGGACAGGCGTAGTCGAAGTTGCTCGCCGTGGGCGCGCCGGTCTTGCAGGCCTCGATCCACTCCACGTAGTGGCCCGGCGAACGCGGCAGCGTGGGCTCCGGGAGCCTGGCGTCGGCGAAGCGCTGTCTGGGCAGCAGCACCGCGTCACCGCCATGGGGGGCGAGGATCTTGCCGTCGCGGCCCACGAACAGGGAGCCGTTGAAGCCGCCGTCGATGGCCTCGCCCTCGAGGAGCTCCGCGGGGATCCGCTTCCCACCGTCGTACCAGGTGAGCTTCACGGGCGGCATCGCGCCGCGCGCCGGGAACTCGTAGCGGATGATGCTCCATCGAGGAGCGCTGTAGGGTAGGCGCGGCTCGCCCTCGGCCTCGACCGCCGTCGGGTACTTGAGGTCGAGCGCCCAGAACGCCCCGTCCATCAGGTGGCAGGCCATGTCGCCGAGCGCTCCGGTGCCGAAGTCCCACCAGCCACGCCACACGAATGGTAGATAGGCCGAGTTGTAGGGCCGGTACTCGGCGGGGCCCAGCCACAGGTCCCAGTTGAGCAGGCCGCCGGGCTGCTGCGCCTCGCCTGGCCGGTCCATGCCCTGCGGCCAGATCGGGCGGTCGGTCATCACATGCACCTCGGTGATCGGCCCGACAAGGCCCGCGCGCACGAGCTCCACCAACCGCGTGTAGGAGGGGTGCCCCTGCGTGCCCATCTGCGTGACCACGCGCTGGCGGCGGGCCGTGTGCATCATGATCCGCGCCTCGCTGACGCTGTGCGCGAGCGGCTTCTGGCAGTAGACGTGCTTGCCCAGCTTCATCGCCATCACGGCCGCCGGCGCGTGGACGTGGTCGGGCGTGCTAACGGTCACGGCGTCGATATGGTGGGCCTCCCGCTCGAGCATCTCGCGGAAGTCCTCGTACGTGGCGGCCTTCGGGTGCTTCATGAAGGAAGGGGTGGCCTGCCGGTAGTCCACGTCGCACATCGCCACGATGTTCTCGCTGCTCACGCTGCCGAGATCGGAGGCGCCCATGCCGCCGACTCCGATGCAGGCGATGTCGAGCCTCTCGTTGGGCGATCGGGAGGCGCGCGCCTCCCCTTCGGTCCAGACGCCGCCCACGGCGGCCAGGCCGGCGGCGAGAGCGGAGCTCCGAAGTAGCTCGCGCCGCGACAGGTTGCGTGGCATGTCTTCTCCTTGCTGTGCCCGCTACGATTCGGGCGCTCCGCAGATCGGGAACGCGGGGCCGCCCATCGGCGCGCCGTCCTCCAGGCCGAGGTAGTGCGCGCACGGGTGGTTCGGCGATTGCGCCGGGTTGTAGCGGGAGCCGTCCGGCATGTAGATGATCACGAAGGCGCGCCGCTGCCGGTCGGTGCGGTTCTCGGGCGTCATGTGGTAGTTCAGGCAATGATGGAACATGCACTCGCCGGCCGCCAACTCGACGGGCACGGCCCGGTCCGGCATCCACGTGCGTATCTCGTCGTAGAGGCTGCCCGGCTCGCCCCGCCCGCCGGGCGCCGGCTCCAGCTGAATGTCCGGGGAAAGGTCGCAGCTCGCTGGTTGGTAGCGTGGGTCGCGGTGACTGCGAGGCACCACGTGCATGCATCCGTTGTCCACCGAGGCGTCGTCCAGCGCCAGCCAGCAGGTGATCATCGTCGGCCGGTCGAGGGGCCAGAAGTAGAAGTCGTGATGGCACTGGAAGTGCTTGTTGTCGCCCGGCGGCTTGGAGATGACCTGGTCGTGCCAGATTCGCACGGCCCGCGCGCCCATCAGGTCGCGCACCACGCCGGTGATGGCGGGGTGGTCGACCACCGCTCGGTACTCCGGAGCCACCTTCCACAGGTTCAGGTACTGGTGAATCGCGCGCCGGCCTGAGCGCGCTCCGTAGGCCTCGTGGCCGTAGGCAAACTCGGGCGGAAGGTCGGCGCCCGGCTCGTGGGCCGAGGCGGCCGCGCGCGCCAGCGCCTCGCGCAGACCCTGCACGCCGGCCGCGTCCAGCACGCGACCGAACCGCAGGTACCCATCGCGGCGAAACCCCTCCACCTGCTCCTGGCTCAACACCTCCATCGGTTCCTCCCGTCGCTTCGCGGCGACTCTACCCCTCCATGCGCGCCAACTCCTCGTTGCGCGCCTTGCACGTCCGCAACCACACGTTCCGCGTGGGGCTCTCATAGCCCTTCCAGGCATAGGGGTCGACGCCCGCGACGGGCACCACGCACCGCCGATCGGCGGTCGCGGGCGTCTCGCCCTCGCGCACCTGCCAGGGCAGCGGCGACCACGCGTTGCAGTAGTGATTCACCAGGACGCGCCGGTAGCCGGTCCCGCGGTTGCGCCGCGAGCGATGCAACAGGTGGCCGTTGAAGAACACGACCGTACCCGCCGGCACCTCCACGGGTACCTCGGCCGACTCGTCGAAGCCGTGGCTCTCCGGCGCGAAGTCGAACTCGTCGGGCTGCCCGTGCTGGCGCTGCGGGTATAGATAGCCGGATCGGTGCGAGCCGGGAACAACGTACAGGCACCCGTTCTGGCGCGTCGCGTCATCGAGCGCGATCCAGCCGCCCGCTAGCGAGCGGTCCCTGGTCGGTATGTAGATCTCGTCCTGATGCCAGGCCTGGCCCTGGAAGCCGGGCGGCTTGACGAACAGCATCGACTGCATGCACTTCACGCTGCCGTCCCAGAACGGCAGGTGCGCGCCGACGACCTGGCTGAGCACGCCCGCGATGCGCGGGTGCCCAAGGTACCGCGCGATCACCGGGCTCACGTAGTGCGGCTGGTGGATGCAGAGGATGGAGCGCAGCGCCTCCTCATCCGTCGTCTCGGCCGGAAGCGTCTGCAGGCTCTCGCACGGGTAGATGCCGCGAGCGATGTCCACCGTGTCGCGCCGAAGCTCCTCCACCTCGTCGGGCCCGATCAGCCCCTCGACGACCACGTAGCCGTGCTCCACGTACTGGCGCACGTCTGCGTCGTCCAGCACACGGGGCACCTCGATCGGCGCGCCGGTGTTGAGTGTCATGGCTCTCTCCTTCGCGAGATGCGCGGCGCCGCGGCCGCTGCTCAGCCGATGTTACCACGCTGGCCGCGCGCCAACAACGTGGTCGCGGCCTCCACCTACCGTACGCGTGGCGCCCGTCGTGACCGCCGGGGCCCCTCGGGCGGCTACGCCCTTCGCAGAACGCGGCCCGGCAGCGCGCCGGTGGCGGATCCGGCGCGCTTCACGGCTACCCCGTTGACCCAGACGTGCGGGATCCCGCTTGGCGGCGACTCCGGCTGCTCGTACGTGGCGGTGTCCGCGACGCCCACGGGATCGAAGACGACCAGGTCCGCGGCAGCGCCCCGACGCAGAACGCCGCGGCCGCCCAGCCCGAGCCGCGCCGCGGGCGCCCCCGTCATCTTCCTCACCGCTTCCTCCAGGCAGACCACGCGCCTCTCACGCGCGCACGACCCGAGTACCCGCGCGAAGGTGCCCCAGAGCCGGGGATGCCCTCCGCCAGGCAGGTGCAGACCGTCGCTACCGACCATCTGCGCGGGATGCCGCTGGATGGCGTCCACCTCGGCGTCGTCCATCTGGTGCACCAGGTAGCAGGCCTGCATCCCCTCCTCCCGCAGGAGGCGGACAACCCATTGGCCCGGCGTGAGGTCGAGCCGTTGCGCGATCGCGGCGAAGGAGAGACCCCGCAGGGCACGATTGGCCGGTGTCCGCGCGCTCAGGAGCACCGTCGCCGCCCAGTCGCGCCCGCAGTCGTTCACTTCCGCAGCGATGCGGGCGCGCACTCCCGGATCGGCCAGACGCCCGAGCGTCGCCGCGGGTCCGCCGTCGCTCGCCCACGCGGGCAGGATCGCGCCGACGAGCGTGGCGCCAGCGCCGTAGGGATAGGAATCCCACGTGATGTCAACGCCACGCGCACGGTGCCCGTCGAGGAGCGTGAGGATGTCGGCCGACCGGCCGCGCGCGGCCTCGCCGCTGAGTTGCAGGTGCGACAACTGCACCGGCGCCCCAGCCTCCTCCGATATGGCGACCGTCTCCTCGGTGGCGGCGAAGAGGCCCGCGCCGTAGTCGCGCTGGTGCGTGGCGAAGAAGCCGGCCGCCCGGCAGAGCGCGACGGTCTCGGCGCGGTCGGCGTGGCACATCGGCGCGTACCACAGGCCGGTGGAGAGCCCCCAGGCCCCATCGGCCATGCCCTCCTCCACCAGCCGCAGCATTTGCGCGCGCTCGTCGTGCGTCGCGGGACGGGCGGCCATGCCCATCGCGGAGACACGGACGGCTCCGTGCGGGATCAGGTAGGCCGCGTTCGTGCCGATTCCTTGCTCCTCGTAACGAGCGAGCAGATCGCCCACGGAGCGCCACGGCCAGTCGGCGCCCGCGTCGTCGCCGAACAGCGCGCCAAGATGGGCCCGCTGCATGCCGAGCGCCTCGGGTGTCACCGGAGCGAAGCCGAGGCCGCAGTTGGAGAACACCTCGGTGGTGACGCCTTGCATCACCTTCGGAAGGTGCTCGGGGTGCGTCAGGAGCGCGATGTCGGCGTGGGTGTGGATGTCGATGAAGCCGGGCGCCACCACCATGCCCACCGCGTCCACGGTGTCGCTGGCGCCCGCAGTCGCCGGAAGGCGCTCGACGGCGGCGATTCTGCCATCGCGCACCGCCACGTCGGCGTCGAAGCCCGGCGCGCCAGTGCCATCCACCACCCGCCCACCACGAATCAGCAGGTCAAACACCGGGCTCCTCCAGAGTCACCGACAGCCCCGCGACCGTGAGCCGCGCGACACCCGCGCACCGAACGGAGGTCACAGACCGTCCACCGGCGCGGCGAGGACCTCCAGGCAGTCGCAGGGCACCGTGCCGGAGACCACCTCCAGCGCGACGGCGTGCAGGCCCGCCGGGAGCGTCCCCTCCGCGATGGAGCGCGAGGGCTCCTCGGCCGGCGCCCGCAGATCGACGACGGCGACCTCGACTCCGTCGACGAGGACGCGGCACCGGCCGTACCGCGGGCCGCGCGGCGCGTGGAGACTGTAGCCGCACCCTACGAAGCTCCACTTCGCCCGCGCGCCCACTACGTCCGTTTCGCGGCCAACGCCCAGCCGAAAGCCGCCCCCTCTCGCCTCGCGCCATTGGCGCGCGGGCGCTCCCGCGCCGGCCAGGCCCTCCGAGGCCAGCCACGTCTCCCACCCGCCTCGCGCCGGACCGGCCAGGTCCATCCTCTCGACCCGCAGGATCGTGCCGGCTTGCGCCAGCAGCTCGACCCGGCCCTCGCGCGCCGGGATCGGCGCGCGCCACACCTCGGAATCGCCGACACGCACTGCGGCGCCGTCCTCACCCACATCGAGGACGACGTGCTCGGTGCCCCTCGAGACGGGGAGCGTCCCGGAGCCGAGAGTACGCATGAGGCCCGCTGCGTCCACCTCCACTCCCTCCCAGCGGTCCCCAGCCCGACGCCACTCGATTCGGTCCGCCAGCGAGAGGGGGTGCGGGGCCGAGTCCGCCATATGGTGGTTGGGCCCCAGCGGGCCGCGGCATCCCCAGCAGAGCGCCCAGGGGCCGGTCGAGCGCGCAGCAATACGGCACCTCAGCGAGCGATAGGAGCGGCGCAGCACGGCCAGCGCCGGGGCGCGCGGCGCCGAGAGGACGAAGCCGCGCCGATATGGGCGCGCCAATGGCCGGCGCGCA
Coding sequences within it:
- a CDS encoding D-aminoacylase, with protein sequence MFDLLIRGGRVVDGTGAPGFDADVAVRDGRIAAVERLPATAGASDTVDAVGMVVAPGFIDIHTHADIALLTHPEHLPKVMQGVTTEVFSNCGLGFAPVTPEALGMQRAHLGALFGDDAGADWPWRSVGDLLARYEEQGIGTNAAYLIPHGAVRVSAMGMAARPATHDERAQMLRLVEEGMADGAWGLSTGLWYAPMCHADRAETVALCRAAGFFATHQRDYGAGLFAATEETVAISEEAGAPVQLSHLQLSGEAARGRSADILTLLDGHRARGVDITWDSYPYGAGATLVGAILPAWASDGGPAATLGRLADPGVRARIAAEVNDCGRDWAATVLLSARTPANRALRGLSFAAIAQRLDLTPGQWVVRLLREEGMQACYLVHQMDDAEVDAIQRHPAQMVGSDGLHLPGGGHPRLWGTFARVLGSCARERRVVCLEEAVRKMTGAPAARLGLGGRGVLRRGAAADLVVFDPVGVADTATYEQPESPPSGIPHVWVNGVAVKRAGSATGALPGRVLRRA